The Populus trichocarpa isolate Nisqually-1 chromosome 2, P.trichocarpa_v4.1, whole genome shotgun sequence genome has a window encoding:
- the LOC18096287 gene encoding MDIS1-interacting receptor like kinase 2 translates to MASIDYEPKLLAILSTSIFLSSIFVSSTGLVAALDDSALLASERKALVESGWWSDYSNLTSHRCNWTGIVCDGAGSITKISPPPEFLKVGNKFGKMNFSCFSNLVRLHLANHELSGSIPPQISILPQLRYLNLSSNNLAGELPSSLGNLSRLVELDFSSNNLTNSIPPELGNLKNLVTLSLSDNIFSGPIPSALCHLENLRHLFMDHNSLEGALPREIGNMKNLEILDVSYNTLNGPIPRTMGSLAKLRSLILSRNAIDGSIPLEIGNLTNLEDLNLCSNILVGSIPSTMGVLPNLISLFLCENHIHGSIPLKIGNLTNLEYLVLGSNILVGSIPSTLGLLSNLIFVDLSVNQINGPIPLKIGNLTKLQYLNLDDNKITGLIPFSLGNLRNLTTLYLSHNQINGSIPLEIQNLTKLEELYLYSNNISGSIPTTMGRLTSLRFLSLYDNQINGSIPLEIQNLTKLEELYLYSNNISGSIPTIMGSLRKLNLSRNQMNGPISSSLNNCNNLTLLDLSGNNLSEEIPYNLYNLTSLQKANFSYNNLSGPVPLNLQPPFDFYFTCDLLLHGHITNDSATFKATAFEGNRYLHPDFSNCSLPSKTNRMIHSIKILLPITAISLCLLCLGCFYLSRCKATQPEPTSLKNGDLFSIWNYDGRIAYEDIIAATENFDLRYCIGTGGYGNVYRAQLPSGKLVALKKLHRREAEEPAFDKSLKNEVELLTQIRHRSIVKLYGFCLHQRCMFLVYEYMEKGSLFCALRNDVGAVELKWMKRAHIIKDIAHALSYLHHDCNPPIVHRDISSSNVLLNSVSKSFVADFGVARLLDPDSSNHTVLAGTYGYIAPELAYTMVVTEKCDVYSFGAVALETLMGRHPGDILSSSARAITLKEVLDPRLSPPTDEIVIQNICIIATLAFSCLHSNPKSRPSMKFVSQEFLSPKRSLAGLEISLLELRTLGMHANGGDITVPS, encoded by the exons ATGGCATCCATTGATTATGAGCCAAAACTTCTTGCAATTTTAAGCACCTCAATTTTCTTGTCCAGTATTTTTGTATCTAGTACTGGTCTTGTGGCTGCACTTGATGACTCGGCCTTGCTAGCATCAGAACGCAAGGCTTTGGTTGAGAGTGGATGGTGGAGTGACTACAGCAACCTCACCTCACATCGTTGCAACTGGACTGGCATAGTTTGTGATGGGGCTGGAAGCATCACTAAGATTTCCCCACCTCCAGAGTTCCTCAAGGTGGGAAATAAGTTTGGAAAGATGAACTTTTCTTGCTTCTCAAACCTTGTCCGTCTCCACCTGGCCAACCATGAGCTCAGTGGGAGCATCCCGCCTCAAATTTCTATCCTTCCACAACTCAGATACCTCAACCTGTCCTCAAATAATCTAGCAGGTGAGTTACCGTCTTCACTTGGAAATCTCAGCCGATTAGTTGagcttgatttttcttccaataattTAACCAATTCCATCCCTCCAGAACTAGGCAATCTTAAAAATCTTGTTACTTTGAGCTTGTCTGATAACATCTTCAGCGGCCCAATCCCTTCGGCACTTTGTCATTTGGAAAATCTGAGGCATTTATTTATGGATCATAATAGTCTCGAAGGTGCCCTCCCTAGAGAAATAGGGAACATGAAAAATCTAGAGATTTTGGACGTGAGTTATAATACACTTAATGGTCCAATCCCTCGAACAATGGGTAGTTTAGCCAAGTTGAGGTCTTTGATCCTTTCTCGCAACGCAATCGATGGATCCATTCCTTTGGAAATAGGAAATTTGACGAACCTTGAAGATTTAAATCTTTGCTCTAATATCCTAGTTGGTTCAATTCCTTCAACGATGGGTGTTTTACCCAACTTGATTTCTCTATTTCTTTGTGAGAACCATATCCATGGATCCATTCCTTTGAAAATAGGAAATTTGACGAATCTAGAATATTTAGTTCTTGGCTCTAATATTCTAGTTGGTTCAATTCCTTCAACGCTGGGTCTTTTatccaatttgatttttgtagaTCTTTCAGTCAACCAAATCAATGGACCCATCCCATTAAAAATAGGAAATTTGACGaaactacaatatttaaatcttGATGACAACAAGATCACTGGTTTGATTCCTTTTTCATTAGGCAATTTAAGAAACTTGACAACTCTATATCTCTCTCACAACCAAATCAACGGATCCATCCCTTTAGAAATACAGAACTTGACAAAGTTGGAAGAATTATATCTGTATTCAAACAATATCAGTGGCTCGATTCCTACTACAATGGGCCGTTTAACCAGTTTGAGATTTCTATCCCTCTATGACAACCAAATCAACGGATCCATCCCTTTGGAAATACAGAACTTGACAAAGTTGGAAGAATTATATCTGTATTCAAACAATATCAGTGGCTCGATTCCTACTATAATGGGCAGTTTAAGAAAACTAAACCTTTCTCGAAACCAAATGAATGGACCCATCTCTTCATCTTTGAACAATTGTAATAATTTGACCTTGCTAGATTTGAGCGGCAATAATTTAAGTGAAGAGATACCCTACAATCTATATAATTTGACCTCTTTACAAAAAGCGAATTTTAGTTACAATAATCTCTCAGGCCCTGTTCCCTTGAATTTGCAACCaccctttgatttttatttcacatGTGATTTACTTCTTCATGGGCATATTACCAACGATTCTGCAACTTTTAAAGCTACTGCATTTGAGGGCAACAGATATTTACACCCTGATTTCTCAAACTGTTCGTTACCTTCAAAAACCAACAGAATGATTCATTCCATCAAGATATTACTTCCTATCACTGCCATTTCACTTTGTCTCTTGTGTCTCGGATGTTTTTATCTATCTCGATGCAAGGCTACCCAACCTGAGCCAACATCATTAAAGAATGGAGACTTGTTTTCCATATGGAATTATGATGGGAGGATTGCATACGAAGACATCATTGCAGCGACCGAGAACTTTGACCTCAGATATTGTATCGGAACCGGTGGTTATGGGAATGTCTACCGAGCACAACTTCCAAGTGGGAAATTAGTTGCCTTGAAGAAACTTCATCGTCGAGAGGCAGAGGAGCCGGCTTTTGACAAGAGTTTAAAAAATGAGGTGGAACTGCTCACACAAATACGTCACAGGAGCATTGTAAAGCTTTATGGATTCTGTTTACACCAGCGCTGCATGTTTCTTGTTTACGAGTACATGGAAAAGGGAAGCTTGTTTTGTGCCTTGAGAAATGATGTTGGAGCCGTGGAACTGAAGTGGATGAAAAGAGCACACATCATCAAAGACATTGCTCACGCATTATCTTACTTGCATCATGATTGCAACCCACCAATTGTTCATCGAGACATATCAAGCAGCAATGTTCTGTTGAATTCAGTATCCAAGtcttttgttgctgattttggCGTGGCTAGACTTCTCGATCCAGATTCGTCCAACCATACTGTACTTGCTGGTACCTATGGATACATTGCCCCAG AGCTGGCTTATACTATGGTGGTGACAGAGAAATGTGATGTCTATAGCTTTGGAGCAGTGGCGCTAGAAACGTTGATGGGAAGGCATCCAGGAGATATCCTATCATCATCTGCTCGGGCTATTACACTGAAAGAAGTGTTAGATCCTCGTTTGTCACCTCCGACAGATGAAATTGTCATACAGAATATATGTATTATTGCAACTCTGGCATTCTCTTGCTTACATTCGAATCCAAAATCTCGACCTTCAATGAAATTCGTGTCTCAAGAATTTCTATCTCCCAAGAGATCACTGGCAGGTCTTGAGATTTCTTTGCTGGAGCTGCGAACTCTTGGCATGCACGCAAATGGAGGTGATATCACAGTTCCTAGTTGA